Proteins co-encoded in one Setaria viridis chromosome 9, Setaria_viridis_v4.0, whole genome shotgun sequence genomic window:
- the LOC117840407 gene encoding uncharacterized protein produces the protein MPDVKPAAAATTGAKAVAGDSASPAAAPAQTPAAAPAPTPAATNGNGTPQKLPPVPAAAFDMPKPNLRGLNKPKCIQCGNVARSRCPFQCCKACCYKAQNPCHIHVLKQTNTLPDKPSPTTAPVTEQASTNLPATGSSSRLACLQKLPHHFLNSLRTKKSLGKKDVASINKWMFMKLKEHMQGDVDAENEAYERYTQNVGLLEETFCPMEDAAAEPEPEATSSEEERMDLLVSEAKVRLKSDNENADSFKERIATILAQKLKKLHESQSTYEDDKPADQSQDDHTTPVKLSTKQKMEKAAKFNELLGKMMRARSEDDLKPCRDLIEQLFGKEDGSSMDKSNRMETEPSNQESAAATAQPYSFPKLCTRIEVDEDFAAKVDAEFSSLSEVVQL, from the exons ATGCCGGACGTGaagcccgccgctgccgctaccACCGGCGCCAAGGCGGTGGCTGGTGACTCAGCTTCCCCTGCGGCTGCTCCTGCTCAGACTCCTGCGGCCGCTCCTGCTCCGACTCCTGCAGCCACGAACGGCAATGGGACACCACAGAAGCTGCCTCCTGTCCCTGCCGCGGCCTTCGACATGCCCAAGCCCAACCTCCGGGGTCTCAACAAGCCCAAGTGCATTCAGTGCGGCAACGTCGCTCGCTCCCG GTGCCCGTTCCAGTGCTGCAAGGCCTGCTGCTACAAAGCCCAGAACCCTTGCCACATTCATG TTCTGAAGCAGACCAACACATTGCCAGATAAGCCATCACCTACTACTGCTCCTGTGACAGAACAGGCATCTACCAATTTACCTGCAACCGG TTCATCATCAAGGCTAGCTTGCTTGCAGAAGCTTCCCCACCATTTTCTGAATTCTCTCCGAACAAAAAAGTCGCTTGGTAAAAAG GATGTTGCAAGCATAAACAAGTGGATGTTTATGAAGTTAAAGGAACATATGCAAGGAGATGTTGATGCTGAAAATGAAGCATATGAGAGGTATACACAGAATGTTGGACTACTGGAGGAAACATTCTGTCCCATggaagatgctgctgctgaacCTGAACCTGAAGCAACTTCttcagaagaagaaaggatggACTTGTTGGTTTCGGAGGCAAAGGTGAGGCTGAAGTCAGATAACGAAAATGCAGATAGCTTCAAGGAGAGGATTGCCACTATCTTGGCCCAGAAGCTGAAGAAACTGCATGAGAGTCAAAGCACCTATGAGGATGACAAGCCAGCTGATCAAAGCCAGGATGATCATACAACCCCAGTGAAGCTTAGCACAAAGCAGAAGATGGAGAAAGCTGCAAAGTTTAATGAACTGCTTGGTAAGATGATGAGAGCACGGAGCGAGGACGATTTAAAGCCTTGCCGTGATCTTATCGAACAGCTGTTTGGAAAGGAGGATGGTTCGTCCATGGACAAGTCAAACAGAATGGAAACGGAGCCGAGCAACCAAGAGTCAGCTGCAGCAACAGCACAGCCATATTCTTTCCCAAAGCTGTGCACTAGGATAGAAGTTGATGAGGATTTCGCCGCCAAGGTCGATGCTGAATTCTCTTCTCTGAGTGAGGTCGTGCAGCTATGA
- the LOC117839244 gene encoding mitochondrial inner membrane protein OXA1-like: MGHASPFVVTKGRPNQTWESPNVDGPSQSPCLDWRHFGPSRSRAAVATAKPRARLPLRAAASPRPSPAMAFAARRNIATRLSHHLTRRVHPCVPHALTSHSSDEQASSSKPLPIPLPPLHTPLQHRSGAAQTVGFLPFSLYLAGPTRRSFSSSAPAPAPDIETAPAAEVDAAGVLADAAEAAASVPAPFPGEVAAAAADSFLPVAALQHFIDAIHTFTGLNWWACIVLTTLIIRTATVPMLVSQLKAMTKLNAIKPEMEAIKDQTDTMDLKSAEEGKAKMQALFKKHGVSPFAPMKGLLIQGPIFMSFFFAISNMVEKVPSLKGGGTLWFTDLTTPDSLYLLPVLTGLTALATVEFNLQQGMEGSPMTGKMKNVARGMAFMAVPFTMNFAKGIFCYWITSNIFSLAYGVVIRRPAVKKLFNLPDLPAQPSPATQMPTFNFFGGSRAAESPVAIAGAQRSPLEQPDAAALGYKVKNLEKKVKSRGKRKHR, translated from the exons ATGGGCCATGCAAGCCCATTTGTAGTGACAAAAGGCCGGCCCAACCAAACCTGGGAAAGCCCAAATGTTGACGGCCCATCTCAGAGCCCTTGCTTGGACTGGCGACACTTCGGGCCTTcacgctcccgcgccgccgtcgccacagCTAAGCCCCGGGCTCGCCTCCcactgcgcgccgccgcctcgccacgcccCAGCCCAGCCATGGCGTTCGCCGCGCGGAGGAACATCGCCACCCGACTCTCCCACCACCTCACCCGCCGCGTCCATCCCTGCGTCCCCCACGCCCTCACCTCCCACTCCTCCGACGAGCAGGCGAGCTCGTCGAAGCCGCTCCCGATCCCGCTTCCACCGCTCCACACCCCGCTCCAGCACCGTTCTGGAGCGGCCCAAACCGTAGGCTTCCTCCCTTTCTCGCTCTACCTCGCGGGGCCGACCCGCCGCAGCTTCTCCTCCtcagcccccgcccccgcccccgacaTCGAGACCGCCCCAGCCGCCGAGGTCGATGCCGCCGGCGTCCTTGCAGatgcagcggaggcggcggcgtcggtgccGGCGCCGTTCCCGGGGGAGGTGGCTGCCGCGGCTGCCGACTCGTTCCTCCCCGTCGCCGCACTTCAGCACTTCATTGACGCCATCCATACCTTTACCGGGCTGAACTG GTGGGCGTGCATTGTGTTGACAACTTTGATTATCCGGACCGCGACAGTCCCGATGCTTGTGAGCCAATTGAAGGCCATGACGAAGTTAAAT GCAATAAAGCCAGAGATGGAAGCCATTAAAGATCAGACGGAT ACCATGGATCTAAAATCAGCAGAGGAGGGAAAAGCTAAAATGCAGGCACTATTCAAGAA GCATGGTGTTAGTCCATTTGCTCCAATGAAAGGACTTCTGATCCAAGGGCCAATATTCATGAGTTTTTTCTTCGCT ATATCAAACATGGTTGAGAAGGTCCCTTCATTGAAAGGAGGTGGAACATTGTGGTTTACTGATCTGACGACGCCAGATTCTCTTTACCTCCTTCCTGTGCTAACGGGACTGACCGCATTGGCTACAGTGGAG TTTAACTTGCAACAAGGAATGGAGGGAAGTCCTATGACCGGTAAAATGAAGAACGTTGCTAGAGGAATGGCTTTTATGGCAGTCCCATTTACAATGAATTTTGCCAAG GGAATTTTCTGTTACTGGATCACATCAAACATATTCTCCCTTGCATACGGTGTTG TTATCCGACGGCCAGCTGTGAAGAAGTTGTTCAATCTTCCTGATTTGCCAGCGCAGCCCTCGCCAGCAACACAAATGCCAACCTTCAATTTTTTCGGCGGATCACGTGCAGCAGAGTCACCAGTAGCAATAGCAGGAGCCCAGCGATCTCCTCTGGAACAGCCTGATGCTGCTGCTCTTGGATATAAGGTCAAAAATCTTGAAAAGAAAGTGAAATCCAGGGGCAAAAGGAAACACAGGTGA